Proteins encoded in a region of the Acipenser ruthenus chromosome 11, fAciRut3.2 maternal haplotype, whole genome shotgun sequence genome:
- the LOC117963086 gene encoding BLOC-3 complex member HPS4-like, translated as MARLSGVQPPWCSFFFLYDGSKVKGEGDLTRAGICYFYPSQTVLDQQEVLCGQIAGVVRCISELSRSPPCLIRLRKTKFAIRLDGDFLWALGCVMEVPDVSCSRFLDQLIGLFRFYQGSVRQTYQIGSREEVSRDWELYLEHLQKGSTELHQVFRSLHTIDRTKVDPLLLLKAALILQACQRCPLVLAGCILYEGCVVSTQLPPELTARVLVRKTDASSEDAAAVRNEDPGTADPRLPPNVETVPAFLTPGEVAELRQHPVDWMSRLPRSPQRGSRERKSRLSRTLSDSPDPENWSSSAAPSEGARSSTPLSSSPHTPLVQTQDSREGVPNTSNRLLPQADRERERDPTNWDLNTGAGNSSVPEERESAPHSGPSIENCTVRSESPLQSNGHAEFTPGANQGTPPPSQDAPAPGQHDASAPTEEGESSASWDWVTALEEGSPPGDPLVEVKLYLHRVKGLVLSLLVERSFPGDREAVEDVYHSSLASLNGLEVHLREMLSEEPPASRGAYNFTHYDCIQNTLTTNVSPSSGGPQERSFVRAASLLHSDFTRCPSLHEGIVRNASTAVYGTRNTSQETFFQQLASPSMNSGVPNPQDSAFALPGKAKQKMLKHGVNLL; from the exons ATGGCCAGGCTGAGCGGCGTGCAGCCTCCATG GTGCAGCTTCTTCTTCCTGTATGATGGCTCAAAGGTGAAGGGTGAGGGGGATCTGACCAGAGCAGGAATCTGTTACTTCTACCCATCTCAG ACGGTTCTCGACCAGCAGGAGGTGCTGTGTGGTCAGATCGCTGGGGTGGTGCGCTGCATCTCTGAGCTCTCTCGCTCCCCGCCCTGCCTCATCCGACTCCGCAAGACCAAATTCGCTATCCGGCTCGACGGGGACTTCCTCTGG GCGCTGGGCTGTGTGATGGAAGTCCCTGACGTCAGCTGCTCTCGATTCCTGGATCAGCTCATCGGGCTCTTCAGGTTCTATCAGGGCTCGGTGCGACAGACATACCAG ATTGGATCCCGGGAGGAGGTGTCCAGAGATTGGGAGCTGTATCTGGAGCATCTCCAGAAGGGCAGCACAGAGCTCCACCAGGTCTTCAGATCCCTGCACACCATTGACCGCACCAAG GTCGACCCTCTGCTGCTCCTCAAGGCTGCCCTCATCCTGCAGGCCTGCCAGCGCTGCCCCCTAGTGTTGGCCGGGTGTATCCTGTACGAGGGCTG TGTGGTCAGCACACAACTCCCCCCTGAGCTCACAGCCAGAGTGCTGGTCCGGAAGACTGATGCCAGCAGTGAG GACGCGGCGGCTGTGCGGAATGAAGACCCGGGCACAGCGGACCCCCGCCTCCCCCCCAACGTGGAGACTGTCCCAGCGTTCCTGACCCCAGGAGAGGTGGCTGAGCTGAGGCAGCATCCCGTCGACTGGATGAGCAG GCTCCCTCGTTCGCCCCAGCGTGGCTCCCGGGAGAGGAAGTCCCGCCTGTCCCGAACGCTCTCCGACAGTCCGGATCCAGAGAACTGGAGTTCCAGCGCAGCCCCCTCCGAGGGGGCACGGAGCTCCACTCCCCTCTCCAGCTCTCCCCACACCCCCCTAGTGCAGACACAAGACTCTAGGGAGGGGGTCCCTAACACTTCCAACAGGCTGCTCCCCCAGGctgacagggagagggagagagacccAACAAACTGGGACCTGAATACAGGCGCGGGTAACAGCTCTGTCCCAGAGGAGAGGGAGTCTGCGCCCCACTCAGGACCCAGCATTGAGAACTGCACCGTCCGGTCTGAATCCCCACTGCAGAGTAACGGGCACGCTGAGTTCACACCAGGAGCCAACCAGGGCACTCCTCCACCTTCCCAGGATGCACCAGCACCAGGGCAGCATGACGCAAGTGCCCCAACAGAGGAGGGGGAGAGCAGTGCGAGCTGGGACTGGGTCACGGCTCTGGAGGAGGGCAGCCCCCCTGGGGACCCCCTGGTGGAGGTGAAGCTGTACCTGCACAGGGTGAAGGGGCTGGTCCTCTCCCTGCTGGTGGAGCGCTCCTTCCCGGGAGACCGGGAGGCAGTGGAGGACGTG TATCACAGCAGCCTGGCCTCTCTGAACGGTCTGGAGGTGCACCTGAGGGAGATGCTGTCTGAAGAGCCTCCTGCCTCAAGGGGAGCCTACAACTTCACACACTACGACTGCATCCAGAACACCCTCACCA CCAACGTGTCCCCGAGCAGCGGGGGTCCTCAGGAACGCAGCTTCGTCCGCGCCGCCTCCCTCCTGCACTCGGACTTCACACGCTGCCCGTCCCTGCACGAGGGCATCGTCCG GAATGCCTCCACGGCGGTGTACGGGACCCGCAACACGTCCCAGGAGACCTTCTTCCAGCAGCTGGCGTCTCCATCGATGAACTCGGGCGTCCCCAACCCCCAGGACAGCGCCTTCGCTCTGCCGGGGAAAGCCAAGCAGAAGATGCTCAAGCACGGGGTCAACCTGCTGTGA